In Brevibacillus brevis, a genomic segment contains:
- a CDS encoding M20 family metallopeptidase, whose translation MAQNWTSYFQEKLPEVLEELRTYVEMETPTQNKEAVDKLGEFIAGRFRSLGCRVDIIPQQIYGNQLRIEFGEGEEQVLVLGHFDTVKEVGTLAREPWKVVDGRAYGPGTYDMKAGIVFCYYALKAIVEHNIPLPKKLVFFWNTDEEIGSVSSERWIREEARRSTCALVIEPAAGDGSLKTSRSGGGEFLLKVTGRAAHAGNDHALGVNAIEEIAHHVLSIQSFTDYAAGSTLSVGTIRGGSVSNVVPDYAEAEIDVRIRKSQEAARITALMHGLAPILPGARLVVEGGISKPPMERTSGTERLFSLAQEQARLEGLTLTERAVGGTSDGNFAADEGTPTLDGLGPVGDGAHASHEHIVIDAVPGRIAVLLRLLSSL comes from the coding sequence ATGGCCCAAAATTGGACTTCCTATTTTCAAGAAAAGCTCCCCGAGGTGCTCGAGGAGCTGCGGACATATGTAGAAATGGAGACGCCCACCCAGAACAAGGAGGCGGTGGACAAGCTGGGAGAATTCATCGCTGGCCGCTTCCGCTCTCTCGGCTGCAGGGTCGACATCATCCCGCAGCAGATATACGGAAACCAGCTGCGCATCGAGTTCGGCGAAGGGGAGGAGCAGGTCCTGGTGCTCGGCCATTTCGACACGGTAAAGGAAGTCGGCACGCTCGCCCGCGAGCCATGGAAAGTCGTGGACGGCCGTGCATACGGTCCGGGGACGTACGACATGAAGGCCGGCATCGTCTTTTGCTACTATGCCTTGAAGGCGATTGTGGAGCATAACATCCCCTTGCCAAAAAAACTCGTCTTTTTCTGGAATACGGATGAGGAAATCGGGAGCGTGTCGTCGGAGCGGTGGATCCGGGAAGAGGCCAGACGGAGCACATGCGCGCTGGTCATTGAGCCTGCCGCAGGAGATGGCTCGCTGAAGACCAGCCGAAGTGGCGGAGGAGAATTTCTGCTGAAAGTGACGGGCAGGGCTGCCCACGCGGGGAACGACCACGCCTTGGGCGTCAACGCCATCGAAGAGATCGCACACCACGTCCTTTCCATCCAGTCTTTTACAGACTATGCGGCAGGCTCGACGCTCTCGGTGGGAACGATCCGGGGCGGCAGCGTCTCCAACGTCGTCCCGGACTATGCGGAGGCGGAAATTGATGTGCGGATCCGCAAAAGCCAGGAGGCTGCGCGGATTACTGCTCTCATGCATGGACTCGCGCCGATCCTGCCCGGTGCCCGGCTGGTCGTGGAAGGCGGCATCAGCAAACCGCCGATGGAGAGAACCAGCGGAACCGAGCGACTGTTTTCGCTCGCCCAGGAGCAAGCCCGCCTGGAGGGACTCACGCTGACGGAACGAGCCGTAGGCGGAACGAGCGACGGGAACTTCGCGGCAGACGAAGGCACACCGACTCTCGACGGGCTAGGACCTGTCGGGGACGGCGCCCACGCTTCCCATGAGCACATCGTGATCGATGCCGTTCCCGGCCGCATCGCCGTCCTTCTGCGTCTGCTTAGCAGCTTGTAA
- a CDS encoding RDD family protein — protein METAKPLPSNPVGFWRRLGASLLDGLIIGIPLALISYLLTGDTEGNLFTNLLSFLYSLLLPVFWYGYTVGKRIMGVRIVKLNGEPVGIGTMLLRIVIGIWLIYSVTLGIGAIISAIMVGVREDKRAIHDLVAGTYVTSDQP, from the coding sequence ATGGAGACCGCAAAGCCGCTTCCTAGCAATCCGGTTGGATTTTGGCGCCGTCTGGGGGCCAGCCTGCTGGACGGATTGATCATCGGGATCCCCCTTGCCCTTATCTCTTACCTGCTTACCGGCGATACGGAAGGGAACCTGTTTACCAACCTGCTATCGTTTCTGTACAGCCTGCTTTTGCCCGTCTTCTGGTACGGATACACCGTCGGAAAGCGAATCATGGGCGTGCGGATCGTCAAGCTGAACGGGGAGCCCGTGGGAATCGGCACGATGCTGCTGCGTATCGTGATCGGGATCTGGCTGATCTATTCCGTGACGCTCGGCATCGGGGCGATCATCAGCGCCATCATGGTCGGCGTCCGCGAAGACAAGCGCGCCATTCACGATCTGGTGGCGGGCACGTACGTCACCTCCGATCAGCCGTAA
- the rpe gene encoding ribulose-phosphate 3-epimerase: MVKIAPSILSADFAKLGEEILDVERGGADWIHVDVMDGHFVPNITIGPLIVEAIRPVTKLPLDVHLMIEEPDRYIPQFAKSGADWITVHQEACRHLHRTIYLIKEQGIKAGVVLNPATPLGTIEHVLSDVDIVLLMTVNPGFGGQKFIHNVLPKVKELRRMLDERGLGHVEIEIDGGVNAETARLCEEAGATVLVAGSAVFNQADRTQAIAAIRG, from the coding sequence ATGGTAAAAATCGCGCCTTCGATCCTGTCGGCTGACTTCGCCAAACTGGGAGAAGAGATTCTGGATGTCGAACGGGGAGGGGCAGACTGGATTCACGTCGATGTCATGGACGGACATTTCGTGCCGAATATTACGATCGGACCGCTGATCGTCGAGGCGATTCGCCCCGTGACCAAACTGCCGCTCGACGTTCACCTGATGATCGAGGAGCCGGACCGCTACATTCCGCAATTCGCGAAGAGCGGAGCGGACTGGATCACCGTGCATCAGGAAGCGTGCCGCCATCTGCACCGGACGATTTACCTGATCAAAGAACAGGGGATCAAGGCCGGTGTGGTCCTGAACCCGGCTACGCCGCTGGGGACGATCGAGCATGTCCTTTCGGATGTGGACATCGTGCTCCTGATGACCGTCAATCCCGGATTTGGCGGGCAGAAATTCATTCACAATGTGCTGCCCAAGGTCAAGGAGCTCCGCCGCATGCTGGATGAGCGCGGCCTCGGCCACGTCGAGATCGAGATTGACGGCGGCGTGAACGCCGAGACAGCGCGTCTGTGCGAAGAAGCGGGAGCTACGGTCCTGGTGGCCGGCAGCGCCGTATTCAACCAGGCAGACCGCACCCAGGCGATTGCTGCTATTCGCGGTTGA